The window CGGCGAGCACCGGCGCCGGACCGCCGGTGTGTTCCACCTCCTGGCCGAACTGGTGGTCCAGTGAGATCAGCACCTTGGCGTAGGGCTGCTCGGCGACGACCCGATCGTAAGCGCCGTCGTAGAGCGCGCCGATCTCGTCGAGCCAGCGATTCGTGTCACACGGCGCGTTCGCGCCGCAGCCGTAATCGAACCAGTCGTGCGTGTTGACCTCGTTCTGCACCACGAAGTCCGCCACTCGGCCGTGGCCGTGCAGGCCGTCGTAGCGTTGCGCGATCATCCCGGCGAACCGCGCGAAGTCGGCGGGGTCGGCGGGAGTGCAGAACTGCGGGCCGGACGCGGCCGAGCACGGCTTGCCGCCGAGCGCCCACGATGGCGTTCCGTACAGGACGCCGGTGACGACCAGCCCGCGCGCGGTCCAGTCGTGGATCGCGGAGTCGACGTCGGCGGGGACGGTGAAGCAGTGGGCGTCGTACTCCTGCTGCCCGTCGGCGCAGGGCGCGGCCGTGACCTGGCCTTCCCAGGCCGCCCAGACGAGGTTCATCGCGACGCCGCCGGTGTTGTTCCCGGCGATCTCGTCCTGGTTGGGCCAGAAGTCCGGCTGGATGGCCTTGATCCGGTAGTCACCGCGGTCCGGGTACGGCAACGGCACCGCCGCGTGCGCCACGGACGGTGCGACGAGGACGGCCAAGAGCGCGGCGGCGAGCACCGCTCCGGCTCGGCTGCGCAGGCGGTTCATCGAACTCCGTTTCCGGTTCGTCGGGAGGGCGACCGGTCCCAGCGGAAATGGGCGGGGACCGGCCGCTCGATCACAGGACTGCCGGGCGGCCCCGTCCGCAGGGCGCGGACGGGGCCGCCCGAATGCTCACGGCCGCAGGAGCAGGTAGCCGAGGGCGCCGTCGAGGTGGCTTCCTTCGCAGTTCGGATCGACCGAGTCGAAGTGATCGCCGTTCGGGACCGAGCACCGGAAGATCTGGGTGCTCGGGACACCGGCGGGTGGCTGCTGCCAGATGTTGCCGAGCAGCCCGTTCACCTGCCGGCCTTCGCAGTTCGGGTCGAGGGAGTCGAATTCGCCGCCGTTGTACCGGCAGCTGGTGAGCGGTTTCGTGCCTGGCTCGGCGTTCCAGGACAGGTAACCGAATGCTCCTTCGAACCGGTACCCGGACGGCAGGCCGCCGCCGTTGGTCGAATGGTGCCCGTCGCCGCGGTTGGTGCGGGACAGGACGGTCCGCGCGAGGAGGTAGCCGAGCTGTGCTTCGACCAGTTGGCCCTCGCAGTTCGGGTCGAAGGAGTCGAAGTGTTCCCCGGATGGGTTCTGCCGGCATCGGTAGATCGCGATGCTTTGTTTCCCGGCCGGCGGGTTCGTCCAGATCCAGCCGAGCGGCGCGACCTTGGCTTGCCCTTCGCAGTTCGGGTCGAGTGAGCTGAACTCGTCTCCGCCCATCATGCAGCTCGTCAGCAGCCGCGTGTCGGGCAGCGCGACCTGGGACAGCATCCCGAACGTCCACTCCGGACGGTACCCTGCGGGCAGGCCGCCGACGGTCGACCAGTGGTCGGCTCCGTTGTTGTACCGGGTGAACGTCGCGTAGCCGATGGTGTAGCCGAGCAGGTGCTCGACTCGCTGCCCTTCGCAGTCGGACGTGGTGGAGTCGAAGTGCTCGCCGGTCCCGGTCACCTGGCACCGGTACAGCGGCAGCGCGGGCTGGCTCGCGGGCGGCGTTTGGTAGAGGTAGCCGAGTGCCGCGACCTTCGCCTGGCCTTCGCAGTTCGGGTCGGTGGACAGGAACTCGTCCGATCCGGACATGCAGGCCATCAGTGCGACCGTGCCCGGATCCTGTACGCGGTCCAGCAGGCCCAGTGGCAGCTCAAACCGGTAGCCTGCCGGGACCGAGCCGACTGCCGAGTAGTGGTCCGCCCCGTTGGAGTACCGGGCCAGCTCGCCGTAGCCGGGGCCGTGGTTGGCCACCGACTGCGCGATCGGATCGATCGAGGACTGGTTCACCACGTTCAGGCCGGTGCAGTTGCCTGACCCGTTGCAGGTGTCCAGCAGGTCCGCCTCACCGCCGGAAACCTGGTAGATCGTGCCGCCTTCCACTGCGACGACCTTCGTGCCGTCGGCCGGGACCGCGTTCATGTGGTCTCGGGAGTCGACGCTCCATTGCGTGATGCTCACCGGGTTTCCGCAGTCCGCGTTGCAGTCCGACAGCCACAACGGCGAGCCGCCCACGATCTTGTAGATCGCGCCGGTCTCGGTGCGGACCGTGGTGCCGTCAGCCGGCACGGACCGCATGTGCTCGGTCCCGATGATCGACGCGCCGCTGATCCGGACCCAGCTCTGGCAGCCGAGATCACACGCGGACAGGTGGATCGGTGCGCCGCCGGCGAACCGGAACACGTCACCGGGCTCGTCGATGACGGTGGCACCGTCCGCGGGTACCGGGTTCATGTGGTCGAGCCCGATGATGGACGCGCCGCTGATCCCCAGCGGCTGACCGCAGTCGACCGCGCAGCTGGCCAGGTGGATCGGTGCGCCGCCGACGAACTTGAAGATGTCGCCCGGCTCGTCGACGATCGTCACCCCGTCCTGCGGGATCCGGGCGAGGTGGTCGAACTGGCTGATCACCGTGCTCGATACCCGGACCGGGCTGCCGCACCCGACCGCGCAGCTGGCCAGGTGGATCGGCGCACCGCCGACGATCTTGAAGATGTCGCCCGGCTCGTCCACGATCGTCGTGCCGTCGACCGGGACCGGGTTCATGTGGTCAAGCTGGACGATCGACGCGCCGCTGACGTGCACCGGGTTCCCGCAGTCCACCGCGCAGCTGGCCAGGTGCAGCGGGGCGCCGCCGGCGAACTTGAAGATGTCGCCGGGCTCGTCCTGGATGGTCGTGCCGTCGGCGGGCCGGGACCGCATGTGCTCGTTGTTCACGATGCTCCACGCCGTGATGGCCACCGGATTCCCGCAGCCGACCGCACAGCTCGCCAGATGAATCGGCGCACCGCCGGCGAACTTGAAGATGTTGCCCGCCTCGTCTTTGGCTGTCGCGCCGTTCGCCGGCGTCGCCGGCCCCGCGTCGATCACGCTCTGCTTGGTGGGCAACGGGTTCGGGCACAGGTTGGTGGCACAGCTGGAGACCCAGACCGGCGCGCCGCCCACCATCTTGTAGACGCGCTGTGAGTCGCGGGTCCACAGCACGGTGCCGTCGGCCAGCCCGTACACCGACGTCACATCCGGCGGCGGGCCACCTGGCGGCACGGGGCTGCCTTGCGGCGGGTTCGGATAGGAGATCGCGGTCATCATCCGGCCGGCGACCTGCTCACTGGTGAAGTCGACCCAGTCGGTGGAGCCGCAGCAGTCTGGGTACCTGCCGTGGACGCCGGAGTTGAAGGCGCCCTGGAGCAGCTTCCCGAACAGCACCTGCGGTGAGTCGCACACCGGGTCATTGAGAATGCACAGCTCGGTGGCGCGGTCGCGGATGTCCGGCGTCAGCCCGTTCCGGCCGAGGATCCCGCCGAGCTGCGGCCGGGGAACGCCCGCGCCATCCAACACCGGCAGCGACACGTTCGGCGTGTACTGGCCGAGAGGGTCGGACAGCAGCAGCACCGCACGCACGTGTCCGAGGTCGTAGCCGCCCAGGACGTTCACCGTGTTGTGGATGACCATGGCCCCTTGGGAATACCCGATCAGGCCGAACTTCTCGGCCGGGCACTTCGACGCCAGGTACTGGATCGAGTGCACCAGGTTTTCGACGCCGGTCTGCACCGACGCGGAGAAGTTGCCAAGGTCGCTGATCGCCGTCGCCGGGTAGTACAAGGAGTAGAACTGGGTGTTCAAGTTCGGGTTGAACCCGCGCAAGTAGACCCTCACCAGCCCGTAGTACGGGTCCACGGTGCCGCCCATGCCGTAGGCACCCTGCCCGTCGACCTGGCCCGAACCACGCACGCCGATGATCAAGTTGTCGGAACAGTCCGTGGGCAGTCCCGGAGCGAGCGGGAAATCGGCCGGTTTGGCCGGTGCCGCGACTGCCACACCGGGCAGCCAGGTCACTGTCATGAGCAGAACTCCCAATACCGCGGCGAGTCTGCGCCATCTCGGTCTTTTCATCAGCTTCCCGCTCCAGTCCTTGCCTAGGCCGGCTGATACGTGGCGGGCGCCCGGTGTCACCGTTTTCGCGGAAATCGCGCAGGGATATGACTTACAGAAGAGCTGTTCCCGGCTGCTGGTACATTTCGCGCACCGGTTCTGGTCTGCCTTCCAACGGCTTTCGATCCCCCAAGATCACTAGTTCCCCAGAACGCGCCCGCCGGAGCCTGGCACAGCCCGCGACCGCGCTGCAAGGACTTCGAGCCTCATCGAAACCCTGGCGCCCGGCGG of the Amycolatopsis sp. NBC_01488 genome contains:
- a CDS encoding cutinase family protein, which codes for MTVTWLPGVAVAAPAKPADFPLAPGLPTDCSDNLIIGVRGSGQVDGQGAYGMGGTVDPYYGLVRVYLRGFNPNLNTQFYSLYYPATAISDLGNFSASVQTGVENLVHSIQYLASKCPAEKFGLIGYSQGAMVIHNTVNVLGGYDLGHVRAVLLLSDPLGQYTPNVSLPVLDGAGVPRPQLGGILGRNGLTPDIRDRATELCILNDPVCDSPQVLFGKLLQGAFNSGVHGRYPDCCGSTDWVDFTSEQVAGRMMTAISYPNPPQGSPVPPGGPPPDVTSVYGLADGTVLWTRDSQRVYKMVGGAPVWVSSCATNLCPNPLPTKQSVIDAGPATPANGATAKDEAGNIFKFAGGAPIHLASCAVGCGNPVAITAWSIVNNEHMRSRPADGTTIQDEPGDIFKFAGGAPLHLASCAVDCGNPVHVSGASIVQLDHMNPVPVDGTTIVDEPGDIFKIVGGAPIHLASCAVGCGSPVRVSSTVISQFDHLARIPQDGVTIVDEPGDIFKFVGGAPIHLASCAVDCGQPLGISGASIIGLDHMNPVPADGATVIDEPGDVFRFAGGAPIHLSACDLGCQSWVRISGASIIGTEHMRSVPADGTTVRTETGAIYKIVGGSPLWLSDCNADCGNPVSITQWSVDSRDHMNAVPADGTKVVAVEGGTIYQVSGGEADLLDTCNGSGNCTGLNVVNQSSIDPIAQSVANHGPGYGELARYSNGADHYSAVGSVPAGYRFELPLGLLDRVQDPGTVALMACMSGSDEFLSTDPNCEGQAKVAALGYLYQTPPASQPALPLYRCQVTGTGEHFDSTTSDCEGQRVEHLLGYTIGYATFTRYNNGADHWSTVGGLPAGYRPEWTFGMLSQVALPDTRLLTSCMMGGDEFSSLDPNCEGQAKVAPLGWIWTNPPAGKQSIAIYRCRQNPSGEHFDSFDPNCEGQLVEAQLGYLLARTVLSRTNRGDGHHSTNGGGLPSGYRFEGAFGYLSWNAEPGTKPLTSCRYNGGEFDSLDPNCEGRQVNGLLGNIWQQPPAGVPSTQIFRCSVPNGDHFDSVDPNCEGSHLDGALGYLLLRP